One window from the genome of Aeromonas sp. FDAARGOS 1405 encodes:
- the ompR gene encoding two-component system response regulator OmpR: protein MSQQQYKVLVVDDDLKLRSLLERYLTEQGFVVRGVANGEQADRLLTRENFSLMVLDLMLPGEDGLSICRRLREAGNQIPVLMLTAKGDEVDRIVGLEMGADDYLPKPFNPRELLARIRAVLRRHTVELPGAPSAAEKVVNFGAFQLNLATRELSRDGEPMALTSGEFAVLKVLVSHPREPLSRDKLMNLARGREYTATERSIDVQVSRLRRLLEQDPAQPRYLQTVWGLGYVFVPDGDGA from the coding sequence ATGAGTCAGCAGCAATACAAGGTCCTGGTCGTGGACGATGACCTGAAATTACGTTCCCTGTTGGAACGCTATCTCACCGAGCAGGGATTCGTGGTGCGCGGCGTGGCCAATGGCGAGCAGGCCGATCGCTTGCTGACTCGTGAAAACTTCAGCCTGATGGTGCTCGACCTGATGTTGCCGGGGGAGGATGGGCTCTCCATCTGCCGCCGTCTGCGGGAAGCGGGTAACCAGATCCCGGTGCTGATGCTCACCGCCAAGGGGGATGAAGTGGATCGCATCGTCGGGCTCGAGATGGGGGCCGATGACTATCTGCCCAAGCCGTTCAACCCCCGCGAACTGCTAGCGCGGATCCGTGCCGTGCTGCGCCGTCATACCGTCGAGTTGCCCGGGGCCCCCTCGGCTGCAGAGAAGGTGGTCAACTTCGGGGCCTTCCAGCTCAATCTCGCGACCCGCGAGCTGAGCCGGGATGGCGAGCCTATGGCGCTCACCAGCGGTGAGTTTGCGGTGCTCAAGGTGCTGGTCAGCCATCCGCGTGAACCGCTCTCCCGCGACAAGCTGATGAATCTGGCCCGTGGCCGCGAATACACCGCCACCGAGCGCAGCATCGATGTTCAGGTTTCCCGCTTGCGCCGCCTGCTGGAGCAGGATCCGGCCCAGCCCCGCTATCTACAGACCGTCTGGGGTCTGGGGTATGTGTTTGTACCAGATGGTGACGGTGCATGA
- the rplC gene encoding 50S ribosomal protein L3, whose translation MTIGLVGRKVGMTRIFTEDGVSIPVTVIEVEANRVTQVKSVETDGYNAIQVTTGAKKASRVTKPEAGHFAKAGVEAGRGLWEFRLNNGETFTVGSELKVDLLADVKLVDVTGTSKGKGFAGTVKRHNFRTQDMTHGNSLSHRVPGSIGQNQTPGRVFKGKKMAGHMGAERVTTQNLELVRVDAERNLLLIKGAVPGATNGNVIVKPAVKA comes from the coding sequence ATGACAATCGGTCTTGTAGGTCGCAAAGTGGGTATGACTCGCATCTTCACTGAAGATGGCGTTTCTATCCCGGTGACTGTTATCGAAGTTGAAGCTAACCGTGTAACTCAGGTCAAATCTGTAGAAACCGACGGCTACAACGCTATTCAGGTTACCACTGGCGCCAAGAAAGCCAGCCGTGTAACCAAGCCGGAAGCTGGCCACTTCGCCAAAGCTGGTGTAGAAGCCGGTCGCGGTCTGTGGGAATTCCGCCTGAACAACGGTGAAACTTTCACTGTTGGTAGCGAGCTGAAAGTAGATCTTCTCGCTGACGTTAAGCTGGTAGACGTTACCGGCACATCCAAAGGTAAGGGCTTTGCTGGTACTGTTAAGCGCCACAACTTCCGCACCCAGGATATGACCCACGGTAACTCCTTGTCTCACCGCGTTCCGGGTTCTATCGGTCAGAACCAGACTCCGGGTCGTGTATTCAAGGGCAAAAAGATGGCTGGTCACATGGGTGCTGAGCGTGTAACGACTCAGAACCTGGAACTGGTTCGTGTTGACGCTGAACGCAACCTGCTGCTCATCAAAGGTGCAGTACCGGGTGCAACCAACGGCAACGTGATCGTTAAACCTGCCGTCAAAGCGTAA
- the rplD gene encoding 50S ribosomal protein L4 translates to MELVMKDAKSALEVSETTFGREFNEALVHQVVVAYAAGARQGTRAQLTRSEVSGGGKKPWRQKGTGRARAGSIRSPIWRSGGVTFAAKPQDHSQKVNKKMYRGAIRSILSELVRQERLIVVEKFGIEAPKTKELIAKLKEMELTDVLIVTAEVDENLFLAARNLYKVDVRDVAGIDPVSLIAFDKVLMTADAVKQIEEMLA, encoded by the coding sequence ATGGAATTGGTAATGAAAGACGCCAAGAGCGCTCTTGAAGTTTCCGAGACTACCTTCGGGCGCGAATTCAACGAAGCTCTGGTTCACCAGGTTGTCGTTGCTTATGCCGCTGGTGCCCGTCAGGGTACTCGTGCGCAGCTGACTCGCTCTGAAGTGTCTGGTGGCGGCAAAAAGCCGTGGCGTCAGAAGGGTACTGGTCGTGCCCGTGCTGGCTCCATCCGTTCGCCCATTTGGCGTTCCGGTGGTGTGACTTTTGCTGCTAAGCCGCAAGATCACAGCCAGAAAGTAAACAAGAAGATGTACCGCGGCGCTATCCGTAGCATTCTGTCCGAGCTGGTACGTCAAGAGCGCCTGATCGTTGTTGAGAAGTTCGGCATCGAAGCTCCGAAGACCAAAGAACTGATCGCCAAGCTGAAAGAAATGGAACTGACTGACGTTCTGATCGTGACTGCTGAAGTCGATGAGAACCTGTTCCTGGCTGCTCGCAACCTGTACAAAGTTGACGTGCGTGACGTTGCCGGTATCGACCCGGTCAGCCTGATCGCTTTCGACAAGGTTCTGATGACTGCTGACGCAGTTAAGCAAATCGAGGAGATGCTGGCATGA
- a CDS encoding DMT family transporter has protein sequence MLKDQKKAYQYGLCAVALWSTVATAFKISLAYFEPVQLLLVAAFTSTLTLTAVVAKQGKLPLLGSYIKARPFYYLTLGVLNPFLYYLLLFKAYDLLPAQQAQTLNYTWAITLSLLAVPFLGQKLRRRDGVAIVLGYFGALVIATRGDVFGLQFDSPLGVTLALVSTLIWASYWILNTRNQGDPIVSLLLGFMISLPFIVVATWLLSDFAMTAWQGWAGAIYVGLFEMGFGFVLWLMALRHATNTAPISNLIFISPFASLVLLNLLIGEAIHPATPIGLALIVAALLIQQLKYGKRYRASADTKS, from the coding sequence ATGCTCAAAGATCAAAAGAAAGCCTATCAGTATGGCCTCTGCGCCGTTGCCCTCTGGTCGACGGTCGCCACAGCCTTCAAGATCTCCCTCGCCTATTTCGAACCTGTGCAACTGTTGCTTGTGGCCGCCTTCACCTCGACTCTCACGCTGACAGCCGTCGTCGCCAAACAGGGCAAGCTGCCGCTGCTGGGGAGCTACATCAAGGCCCGCCCTTTCTACTACCTGACTCTGGGTGTGCTGAACCCCTTTCTCTATTACTTGTTGCTGTTCAAGGCGTATGACCTGCTGCCTGCCCAGCAGGCACAGACCCTCAACTACACTTGGGCTATCACTCTCAGTCTGCTTGCCGTCCCCTTTCTCGGCCAGAAGCTGCGTCGGCGCGATGGCGTAGCCATCGTGTTGGGATATTTTGGCGCACTGGTGATCGCTACCAGAGGGGATGTATTCGGCCTGCAGTTCGACAGCCCCCTCGGCGTGACGCTGGCACTGGTCTCGACCCTCATCTGGGCCAGCTACTGGATCCTCAACACCCGCAATCAGGGGGATCCCATCGTCAGCCTGTTGCTCGGCTTTATGATCAGCCTGCCCTTTATCGTCGTTGCGACCTGGTTGCTCTCCGATTTTGCCATGACCGCCTGGCAGGGATGGGCTGGAGCCATTTATGTGGGACTGTTCGAGATGGGTTTCGGTTTCGTGCTCTGGCTGATGGCCCTGCGCCACGCTACCAACACAGCCCCCATCAGCAACCTCATCTTCATCTCGCCGTTTGCCTCGCTGGTGCTGCTCAACCTGTTGATCGGCGAAGCTATCCATCCGGCCACCCCCATCGGGTTGGCGCTCATCGTTGCCGCCCTGCTGATCCAGCAGCTCAAGTACGGCAAACGCTATCGTGCATCAGCCGATACAAAGAGCTGA
- the rpsS gene encoding 30S ribosomal protein S19: MPRSLKKGPFIDLHLLKKVEKAVESGDKKPVKTWSRRSMIIPNMIGLTIAVHNGRQHVPVFVTEEMIGHKLGEFAPTRTYRGHAADKKAKKR; this comes from the coding sequence ATGCCACGTTCTCTCAAGAAGGGTCCATTTATTGACCTGCACTTGCTGAAGAAGGTAGAGAAAGCGGTGGAAAGCGGGGATAAAAAGCCGGTTAAAACCTGGTCCCGTCGTTCAATGATCATCCCGAACATGATCGGTTTGACCATCGCTGTCCATAATGGTCGTCAGCACGTTCCGGTTTTCGTTACCGAAGAAATGATCGGTCACAAACTGGGTGAATTCGCACCGACTCGTACTTATCGCGGCCATGCTGCTGATAAGAAGGCTAAGAAGCGCTAA
- the rpsJ gene encoding 30S ribosomal protein S10 has product MQNQRIRIRLKAFDHRLIDQSTAEIVETAKRTGAQVRGPIPLPTRKERFTVLISPHVNKDARDQYEIRTHKRLVDIVEPTDKTVDALMRLDLAAGVDVQISLG; this is encoded by the coding sequence ATGCAGAACCAAAGAATCCGTATCCGCCTGAAGGCTTTTGATCATCGCCTGATTGATCAATCCACTGCGGAAATCGTTGAAACTGCAAAGCGCACTGGCGCGCAGGTTCGCGGTCCTATTCCGCTGCCGACTCGCAAAGAGCGCTTCACCGTCCTGATCTCCCCGCACGTCAACAAAGATGCGCGTGATCAGTACGAGATCCGCACTCACAAGCGTCTGGTAGACATCGTTGAGCCGACTGACAAGACCGTAGACGCCCTGATGCGTCTGGATCTGGCAGCTGGTGTAGACGTCCAGATCAGCCTGGGTTAA
- the rplW gene encoding 50S ribosomal protein L23 gives MREERLLKVLKAPHISEKSTMVAEKQNTIVFKVAVDATKAEVKAAVAKLFEVEVETVRTLNMKGKTKRAGARVGRRSDWKKAYVTLKAGQDIDFMGAAE, from the coding sequence ATCCGTGAAGAGCGTCTGCTGAAAGTTCTGAAGGCTCCGCACATCTCTGAAAAGAGCACCATGGTCGCAGAAAAGCAGAACACTATCGTGTTCAAAGTTGCTGTTGATGCCACCAAGGCGGAAGTCAAAGCTGCAGTTGCGAAACTGTTCGAGGTCGAAGTTGAGACCGTCCGTACCCTGAACATGAAGGGTAAGACCAAGCGCGCAGGTGCACGCGTAGGCCGTCGTTCCGATTGGAAAAAGGCCTATGTGACCCTGAAAGCTGGTCAGGACATCGACTTCATGGGCGCAGCCGAGTAA
- the rplV gene encoding 50S ribosomal protein L22: MEAIAKHRYARTSAQKARLVADQVRGLSVDKALNILTFSPKKAAVLVKKVLESAIANAEHNEGADIDALRVATIMVDEGPSMKRIRPRAKGRADRILKRTAHITVVVSDAKAGR, encoded by the coding sequence ATGGAAGCTATCGCTAAACACCGTTATGCCCGTACTTCTGCCCAGAAAGCTCGTCTGGTAGCCGATCAAGTACGTGGTCTGTCCGTAGACAAGGCTCTGAATATCCTGACCTTCAGCCCGAAAAAGGCTGCAGTGCTGGTTAAGAAAGTGCTGGAATCTGCCATTGCAAACGCTGAGCACAACGAAGGCGCCGATATCGACGCGCTGCGTGTTGCTACTATCATGGTCGACGAAGGTCCCTCCATGAAGCGCATCCGTCCGCGTGCCAAAGGTCGTGCGGATCGTATCCTCAAGCGTACCGCTCACATCACTGTAGTGGTATCCGACGCTAAGGCTGGGAGATAA
- the greB gene encoding transcription elongation factor GreB, with protein MKTKLITREGYNKLKEELDFLWRQERPEVTRKVAWAASLGDRSENADYQYNKKRLREIDRRVRYLRKCLEELGIVDYAPAQEGKVFFGAWVEVENDEGETKRFRIVGYDEIFERKDYISIDSPMARALLKKEVGDEAIVRTPVGDVCWYINEISYPK; from the coding sequence ATGAAGACAAAGCTGATCACCCGCGAAGGCTACAACAAGCTGAAAGAAGAGCTCGATTTCCTCTGGCGCCAGGAGCGCCCCGAGGTAACCAGAAAGGTGGCATGGGCCGCCAGCCTGGGGGATCGCAGCGAAAATGCCGACTACCAGTACAACAAGAAGCGGCTGCGGGAGATCGACCGGCGGGTGCGCTACCTGCGCAAATGCCTCGAAGAGCTGGGGATCGTCGACTATGCCCCCGCGCAGGAGGGCAAGGTCTTCTTCGGCGCCTGGGTCGAGGTGGAAAACGATGAGGGCGAGACCAAGCGCTTTCGCATCGTCGGCTATGACGAGATCTTCGAGCGCAAGGATTACATCTCCATCGACTCCCCCATGGCCCGCGCCCTGCTCAAGAAAGAGGTCGGTGATGAGGCCATCGTCCGTACGCCAGTTGGTGACGTCTGCTGGTATATCAACGAGATCAGCTACCCCAAATAG
- the envZ gene encoding two-component system sensor histidine kinase EnvZ encodes MKKVGSMFSRMLWFLAAVLVVYQAVSYVTFYNYLLAPTVKQISHLLANQVKLIFPVNTEQLALSEDAEALVYVTTGTDIYTQSEAVQHGFNDAKPYPYLEENISRELGGPAKVRVEIQDHYIIWIQPPQASKIWVRIPLTEIEDDDIEPLIIYLSVLLVITLFAAWRFARQLVRPLEDLEAGAVAVAKGHFPEALGELGSREVRRLTRTFNHMSHSIKSLIEERNLMMAGVSHDLRTPLTRIRLATEMMSSGDEYLKESINSDIDESNAIIDQFIDYIRPDEGQAPVPVDLTQLVHDTLLIYSEQGLDVDLALPQEAVRVACNPVSIRRVLNNLSSNSLRYGASRLHAELKDDGHWVRLRLSDDGPGIPEQDYSRVLKPFTQGNIARTVGGSGLGLAIVAKIVAQHHGTIRLGSSELGGLLVEMRLPKHQPQEWMD; translated from the coding sequence ATGAAAAAGGTCGGCAGCATGTTCTCGCGCATGCTCTGGTTCCTGGCCGCCGTTCTGGTGGTCTATCAAGCGGTCTCCTATGTCACCTTCTACAACTATCTGCTGGCACCCACCGTCAAACAGATCAGTCACCTGCTGGCCAATCAGGTCAAGCTGATCTTTCCGGTCAATACCGAGCAGCTGGCGTTGAGTGAAGATGCCGAGGCGCTGGTCTATGTGACGACCGGTACCGACATCTATACCCAGAGCGAGGCGGTGCAGCATGGCTTCAACGATGCCAAGCCGTACCCCTATCTGGAGGAGAACATAAGCCGCGAACTGGGTGGCCCGGCCAAGGTGCGGGTCGAGATCCAGGATCACTACATCATCTGGATCCAGCCGCCACAGGCCAGCAAAATCTGGGTGCGGATCCCGCTGACCGAGATTGAAGATGACGATATCGAACCCCTCATCATCTATCTGAGCGTGCTGCTGGTGATCACCCTGTTTGCGGCCTGGCGCTTTGCACGCCAGTTGGTTCGTCCGCTCGAGGATCTCGAGGCTGGCGCGGTTGCCGTGGCCAAGGGACATTTCCCCGAGGCGCTGGGAGAGCTGGGGTCACGGGAGGTACGCCGTCTGACCCGCACCTTCAACCATATGTCCCACTCCATCAAGAGCCTGATCGAAGAGCGTAACCTGATGATGGCGGGGGTTTCCCATGACCTGCGAACCCCGCTGACCCGTATCCGGCTGGCTACCGAGATGATGTCCTCCGGTGACGAATATCTCAAGGAGAGCATCAACTCAGATATTGATGAGTCCAATGCCATCATCGATCAGTTCATCGATTACATCCGCCCGGATGAGGGGCAGGCTCCGGTACCTGTCGATCTGACCCAGCTGGTGCACGATACCCTGTTGATCTATTCGGAGCAGGGGCTGGACGTCGATCTGGCGCTGCCACAAGAGGCTGTGCGGGTGGCTTGCAATCCGGTCAGCATCCGGCGGGTGCTGAACAACCTCTCAAGCAACTCGCTACGCTATGGGGCGAGCAGGTTGCATGCCGAATTGAAGGACGATGGGCACTGGGTGCGTCTGCGCCTCTCCGATGATGGCCCCGGCATCCCCGAGCAGGACTATTCCCGGGTACTGAAACCATTTACTCAGGGGAATATCGCCCGCACTGTCGGTGGCAGTGGCTTGGGGTTGGCAATTGTGGCCAAAATTGTCGCCCAGCACCACGGTACTATCCGGTTGGGGAGCTCGGAGCTCGGCGGCTTGCTGGTCGAGATGCGGCTGCCAAAACATCAGCCACAGGAGTGGATGGATTGA
- the rplB gene encoding 50S ribosomal protein L2, whose product MAIVKCKPTSPGRRHVVKIVNQELYKGKPFAALLDSKSKSGGRNNNGRITTRHIGGGHKQHYRIVDFKRDKDGIPAKVERLEYDPNRTANIALVLYADGERRYILAPKGLKAGDAIASGADAAIKVGNALPMRNIPVGSTVHAVEMKPGKGAQLARSAGTFIQILAREGNYVTLRLRSGEVRKVLAECRATIGEVGNSEHMLRQLGKAGANRWRGIRPTVRGMAMNPVDHPHGGGEGRNKGMQPVSPWGQKAKGFKTRKNKRTDKYIVRRRNK is encoded by the coding sequence ATGGCAATCGTTAAGTGCAAGCCTACTTCTCCGGGCCGCCGCCACGTCGTCAAGATCGTCAATCAAGAGCTGTACAAGGGCAAGCCCTTCGCCGCTCTGCTGGACAGCAAAAGCAAGTCCGGTGGTCGTAACAACAACGGTCGCATCACTACCCGTCATATCGGTGGTGGTCACAAGCAGCACTACCGTATCGTCGACTTCAAGCGCGACAAAGACGGTATTCCGGCTAAAGTAGAGCGTCTGGAATACGATCCGAACCGTACCGCTAACATCGCTCTGGTGTTGTATGCAGACGGTGAGCGTCGTTACATCCTGGCTCCGAAAGGCCTGAAAGCTGGTGACGCGATCGCTTCTGGTGCTGATGCAGCCATCAAGGTAGGTAACGCCCTGCCGATGCGCAACATCCCGGTTGGTTCTACCGTTCACGCTGTAGAGATGAAGCCTGGTAAAGGTGCCCAGCTGGCTCGTTCCGCTGGTACTTTCATCCAGATCCTGGCTCGTGAAGGTAACTATGTAACTCTGCGTCTGCGTTCCGGCGAAGTACGTAAAGTTCTGGCCGAGTGCCGCGCTACCATCGGTGAAGTCGGTAACTCCGAGCACATGTTGCGTCAACTGGGTAAAGCCGGTGCAAACCGCTGGCGTGGTATTCGTCCGACCGTTCGCGGTATGGCGATGAACCCGGTTGACCACCCGCACGGTGGTGGTGAGGGTCGTAACAAGGGCATGCAGCCTGTGTCCCCATGGGGCCAGAAGGCTAAAGGCTTCAAGACCCGTAAGAACAAGCGTACCGACAAGTACATCGTACGTCGTCGTAACAAGTAA